The [Pantoea] beijingensis genomic sequence CTCCAACTGGCTATCAAAATTTATTTTGGCTTCTTTTACTACCAGCGTTTCCCAAACAAGGTCGAGGATGCGGCGGTAAATCTGGGGCTCGGCAAAACCGGTTTGCTGGCAAAATGCCCAGTAATTAGGGTACATACGCTCGCACAGACAAGCCATGAAGGTCAGATGCTGCCAGCTTTCTAGTTTTTCCAGCCGCAGGTGAATCGGATTACGTAACATGTTGGGATCTCATAGGCAATAACGCACGGCGTGCAGTGTACCCGAAAAGTGCACAGCGAACATCGTTAACCCTGCTGCTGCCAACGCACAAAGGCGCTGCGCTGCGAAGCCACGGCATCCGCCCAGCGTGTAGGTTCTGGCAGACGATAGCCCGCCATGCATTTTTCTACCCACTGCAGCGCGCTGTCCATGCCGACACGGTGTCCGGTAGAGATAAATAGCGGGTTGCAACGCTTCTTACTGCGCCATACCCAACCGATGGCCTCGCCTTTATCCAGCAGCGGTTGGCGGGCGCCGACCTCATCACTCAAGGGCTCAAACTTGCCACACAGACGACGCTTAGCCACGCCGATCGTGGGCACATTAACTAACAGCCCAAAATGGCTGGCAACACCAAGACGGCGCGGATGAGAGATACCATGCCCATCGACAAACAGTAAATCCGGGCGATGTTCTAACATCTGCCATGCCGCTATCAGCGCCGGATATTCACGAAACGAGAGAAAACCGGGGATATAAGGCAAGGTGGTGGCAATGCGCGCCACCTTGTATTCAACCAGCTTCAGTGAAGGATATTCAAGGATCACCAGCGCTGCGCGCGTCACCTCTCCCTGTTGTTCAAACCCGACATCCGCCCCGGCAATCAGACGCGGAGGAAAAATATCGAAATCATCGTGCCGAACCACTTCGGTTGCGCGTGCGATTTGCTCAGCACGCAGCGCCTGCATATCCATGACTACTCCTGATGATATTGACGTGACAGTTTATGCACCGCCTCGACAAACACGCCTGCATGTTCCGGTGACACATCCTGGTGAATACCGTGGCCCAGATTAAAGACATGCCCTTCACCCTGGCCAAACCCTGACAATATAGACGCCACTTCCTGTTCAATGCGCTCAGGAGAGGCATACAGCATAGAAGGATCCATATTGCCCTGGATCGCAACTTTATCGCCCACACGGCGACGAGCTTCAGCAATATCCATCGTCCAGTCGAGGCCAAGCGCATCACAACCTGTTTCCGCCATCGCTTCCAGCCACTGACCGCCGCCTTTGGTGAATAAGGTTACCGGTACGCGTCGACCGTCATTTTCATGCAGTAGCCCATCAACAATTTTATGCATGTAATACAATGAAAAATCGAGATAATCCCGCCCTGTCAGCACGCCGCCCCAGGTATCAAATATCATGACTGACTGCGCGCCGGCGCGAATCTGTGCATTAAGGTAAAGCGTGACGCTGTCCGCCAGTTTATCCAGCATCAGATGCAGGATTTCAGGCTCGGCGTACATCATTTTTTTAATCTTCGTAAAAGCTTTACTGCTACCGCCTTCCACCATGTAAGTCGCCAGCGTCCACGGACTGCCCGAAAAGCCGATAAGCGGCACAGCGCCGTTAAGGTTCTTACGAATGGTACGCACCGCATTCATCACATAACCTAATTCCTGTTCGGGATCGGGAATCGGAAGCTTTTCAACATCGGCACGGCAGGTAACTGGAGAGGAAAAACGTGGCCCTTCTCCCGCCTCAAACCACAGGCCGAGCCCCATTGCATCGGGGATCGTCAGGATATCCGAGAACAGGATTGCCGCATCAAGCGGATAGCGACGCAACGGCTGTAGCGTCACTTCACAGGCCAGTTCCGCATTTTTGCACAGCGACATAAAGTCACCAGCCTCCGCACGTGTCGCTTTATACTCTGGCAAATAACGCCCTGCCTGTCGCATCATCCATACCGGCGTCACATCAACCGGCTGGCGTAATAAAGCGCGTAAATAACGATCGTTCTTCAATTCGCTCATGATAAAACTCTCTAAAACACAGGCACGTAGTGTATACCCAAACCAGATTAGGGTGCAGTAAGGCCGCAATATCTATATGCAGCCACTCTCACTCTGCTTCAGCACGACATAACGCGACCGTGTCCTCAATTAAGCGGCGCGCTACCGTCCCCGCCGGTGGTAGCTGAGGTAAATTATCGTACCGGTACCAGCCAGCATCAATAAGCTCTTTCTCATCATGCTTCAGCTCACCTTCGTCATACTCGGCCATAAATGCCATCATTAATGAGTGCGGGAAAGGCCAGGGTTGCGAAGTCACATAGCGAACATTTTTAACTTTGATATTGCTCTCTTCCATCACTTCGCGTGCTACCGTCTGCTCAAGCGTTTCACCGACTTCGACAAATCCTGCCAGTACCGTATGGATCCCGTTACGGTGACGCTGATGCTGGGCCAGCAAAATTTCATCACCGCGCCGGATAGCCACAATGATACAAGGTGCTATTTGCGGATAATAACGCTGATGGCAATGACCACACAGACAGGCATTTTCGCTTTTACTCAAGTGCATTTCATGGCCACAGTAGCCGCACCAGCGATGGGAGCGATAGAATTCAGCCAGCTGTACACCTCGCCCAACCAGTTGAAAAAGTCCGGCATCTCGATCGATGATCTGCCTCACCGATCCCATATTTTCTTCGCGATTTTCACGGATCAACCAAACGGTTTCACCCTGCCAACTGCCAATCACCGATCCACGGGCCCCTGCAAGGCCGAATGCTTCAGCCGGGCCATGTGGTAACTCTCCCTGCGGTAACCAAAGTTTTTGTTCATGGCTGACAACCCACCAGCCAGCGTCTATGCTTGAAATCTCACGTTCCATAAAAAGGGTCATCCTTTGCTTCAGCAGGTAATTTGTAGTACTGATAGTTGGTGTTATATACCCTGAATAGTTCAAGCTACGAGCAACGGCAAGCTCGGGAGCCATCGGGATGACTGAACGCAGTCAACAAGCCTGCAACCTGAAGTACGACGGGTATAAAAATTGATATGTCGTGTTTAAAACTATATACCCAAAATAATTGGCATTGCATCAAAGTAACATGAGTACGTATCCCACATTGATGTAATGCCAGATATGAAGGGAATATCTCTCATAGGGAGTTGATCATGCTTAACCAGTTAGACACGTTAACCGAGCGCTTCGGAGGCAGTAATGAACTGGTCGATCTTTGGCTGAATGCGCGCCGACATTTGCTAGTTGCTTATTATGAGACGGTGGGGATTAAACCTCACAAGGATGCCCTCACAACGCTCGACGAAGAAGCGTTAGATCATTTTTGCCAGCGATTAGTCGATTACCTTTCGACCGGACATTTCAATATTTATGAGCGAATTATTGACGGACTAGAGGGAGATAGCCCATTAATCGCGGCATCACAGATTTATCCCGCGCTACAAGCTAATACTGAACGGATCATGGAGTACTACGATACCCATTTAGAAGCCGCTATCGACCATGATAACTGCCTGGAATTCCAGCAGGCGCTCTCTGGCGTGGGCGAAGCGTTGGAAGCACGCTTTACGCTGGAGGATAAGCTGATTCAACTGGCTTTCGTTCACCATCTTTCTCCATTATCCGTTGCAAATGAGTCTGCATTGGCACGGCCTGCGTAAGCATTATTCGCTGCCCGCCGCTTGTAGTTTCATTAGCCCCCCTTTATGCTGAAGTTGTAGCGACAGCGTTGCTGTGCGCTTTCTTGTCGGAGTGCCCCTCGGGGCTGAGACCGTTTATTCGGGATCCGCGGAACCTGATCAGGTTAGTACCTGCGAAGGGAACAAGAGTAAAGATACACTAACGGCGCTCTGTTATTTTCGTCGCACTGTTTGTTACTCCCTCCGAGCTCCAGACAAGCCATTTTCCTTATCAATTTCAGGATATGAGCGATGTCTACTACTGTAAATAAACCCAACCGCCGTGAGCAGCGTGCACAGGCACAGCATTTCATTGATTCCCTGCAGGGGACGGCCTTTCCCCGATCTAAACGTATCTACCTTCAAGGTTCACAGGACGATATTCGCGTCCCCATGCGAGAGATCCAGCTCAGCCCCACATTAACAGGCGGGACGAAAGACCATCCGACGTTTGAGGATAACGAACCTGTGCCGGTATACGATACGTCCGGTCCGTATGGCGATCCCGACGCGGCAATCGATGTGCATACCGGTCTGGCACGGATACGAGCAAACTGGATTGAGCAGCGTGGCGATACGGAATCTATCGGACAACGCAGCTCACTCTACACGCAGCAGCGTCTGGCCGATGAAGAGCTTGATCACCTGCGTTTTGAGCATGTTCCACAGCCCAAACGCGCGCTTTCCGGACATTGCGTCACGCAGCTACACTACGCGCGCGCCGGTATCATTACACCTGAAATGGAGTTTATTGCCCTGCGTGAAAATATGGGGCGTGAACGCATTCGTAGTGAGGTGTTATTACAGCAGCATGCTGGCAATAGCTTTGGTGCCAGCTTACCCGAGAATATCACCCCGGAATTCGTTCGTCAGGAGGTCGCTGCCGGACGCGCCATCATTCCAGCCAATATCAATCATCCCGAATCCGAACCGATGATTATCGGTCGCAACTTTCTGGTAAAAGTTAACGCAAATATCGGCAATTCTGCGGTCACCTCATCGATTGAGGAAGAGGTCGAAAAACTGGTGTGGTCAACCCGCTGGGGCGCTGACACGGTCATGGATCTCTCTACCGGCCGCTACATCCATGAAACACGGGAATGGCTGTTGCGTAACAGCCCCGTTCCCATCGGCACCGTTCCCATCTATCAGGCGCTGGAGAAAGTGAATGGCGTGGCGGAAAACCTTAACTGGGAGATGTTTCGCGATACGCTGCTGGAACAGGCTGAGCAGGGCGTCGATTACTTTACTATTCACGCGGGGGTGTTACTGCGCTATGTGCCGATGACGGCAAAACGTCTGACCGGTATTGTCTCTCGCGGTGGCTCCATCATGGCGAAATGGTGCCTTTCGCACCACCAGGAAAACTTTCTCTATCAACATTTCCGTGAAATTTGTCAGATCTGCGCCGCCTATGATGTCTCACTTTCGCTGGGCGACGGGTTGCGTCCGGGCTCCATCCAGGACGCCAATGATGAAGCCCAGTTCGCTGAGTTACATACGCTGGGCGAATTAACCAAAATCGCCTGGGAGTATGACGTGCAAGTGATGATCGAAGGCCCAGGACACGTTCCCATGCAGATGATCCGCCGTAACATGACGGAACAGCTGGAACACTGCCATGAAGCCCCCTTTTATACGCTAGGGCCTTTAACAACAGATATCGCCCCGGGCTACGATCACTT encodes the following:
- the nfi gene encoding deoxyribonuclease V (cleaves DNA at apurinic or apyrimidinic sites), producing the protein MDMQALRAEQIARATEVVRHDDFDIFPPRLIAGADVGFEQQGEVTRAALVILEYPSLKLVEYKVARIATTLPYIPGFLSFREYPALIAAWQMLEHRPDLLFVDGHGISHPRRLGVASHFGLLVNVPTIGVAKRRLCGKFEPLSDEVGARQPLLDKGEAIGWVWRSKKRCNPLFISTGHRVGMDSALQWVEKCMAGYRLPEPTRWADAVASQRSAFVRWQQQG
- the hemE gene encoding uroporphyrinogen decarboxylase, which gives rise to MSELKNDRYLRALLRQPVDVTPVWMMRQAGRYLPEYKATRAEAGDFMSLCKNAELACEVTLQPLRRYPLDAAILFSDILTIPDAMGLGLWFEAGEGPRFSSPVTCRADVEKLPIPDPEQELGYVMNAVRTIRKNLNGAVPLIGFSGSPWTLATYMVEGGSSKAFTKIKKMMYAEPEILHLMLDKLADSVTLYLNAQIRAGAQSVMIFDTWGGVLTGRDYLDFSLYYMHKIVDGLLHENDGRRVPVTLFTKGGGQWLEAMAETGCDALGLDWTMDIAEARRRVGDKVAIQGNMDPSMLYASPERIEQEVASILSGFGQGEGHVFNLGHGIHQDVSPEHAGVFVEAVHKLSRQYHQE
- the nudC gene encoding NAD(+) diphosphatase; translated protein: MEREISSIDAGWWVVSHEQKLWLPQGELPHGPAEAFGLAGARGSVIGSWQGETVWLIRENREENMGSVRQIIDRDAGLFQLVGRGVQLAEFYRSHRWCGYCGHEMHLSKSENACLCGHCHQRYYPQIAPCIIVAIRRGDEILLAQHQRHRNGIHTVLAGFVEVGETLEQTVAREVMEESNIKVKNVRYVTSQPWPFPHSLMMAFMAEYDEGELKHDEKELIDAGWYRYDNLPQLPPAGTVARRLIEDTVALCRAEAE
- the rsd gene encoding sigma D regulator encodes the protein MLNQLDTLTERFGGSNELVDLWLNARRHLLVAYYETVGIKPHKDALTTLDEEALDHFCQRLVDYLSTGHFNIYERIIDGLEGDSPLIAASQIYPALQANTERIMEYYDTHLEAAIDHDNCLEFQQALSGVGEALEARFTLEDKLIQLAFVHHLSPLSVANESALARPA
- the thiC gene encoding phosphomethylpyrimidine synthase ThiC produces the protein MSTTVNKPNRREQRAQAQHFIDSLQGTAFPRSKRIYLQGSQDDIRVPMREIQLSPTLTGGTKDHPTFEDNEPVPVYDTSGPYGDPDAAIDVHTGLARIRANWIEQRGDTESIGQRSSLYTQQRLADEELDHLRFEHVPQPKRALSGHCVTQLHYARAGIITPEMEFIALRENMGRERIRSEVLLQQHAGNSFGASLPENITPEFVRQEVAAGRAIIPANINHPESEPMIIGRNFLVKVNANIGNSAVTSSIEEEVEKLVWSTRWGADTVMDLSTGRYIHETREWLLRNSPVPIGTVPIYQALEKVNGVAENLNWEMFRDTLLEQAEQGVDYFTIHAGVLLRYVPMTAKRLTGIVSRGGSIMAKWCLSHHQENFLYQHFREICQICAAYDVSLSLGDGLRPGSIQDANDEAQFAELHTLGELTKIAWEYDVQVMIEGPGHVPMQMIRRNMTEQLEHCHEAPFYTLGPLTTDIAPGYDHFTSGIGAAMIGWFGCAMLCYVTPKEHLGLPNKEDVKQGLITYKIAAHAADLAKGHPGAQIRDNAMSKARFEFRWEDQFNLALDPHTARAYHDETLPQESGKVAHFCSMCGPKFCSMKITQEVREYAAKQANEARPIEIGMAQMSDAFRQRGGELYHQPAELAHKDNL